CATACTTCAAGTTAAAAGAAGAGATAGCCTGGTCCCTTTCTCAGATATGGATAATTTTGCGTAGATCTCATGCGGTTTTGACCTACTCTGTGGCAATGGCTTTGAGGTGACAATCTTCTTCCCTGAAGTCACATTCCTTTGGAGGACGTCTCCTCCCACAGGACAGTGAGTCCTAAGGTTTCCATCAATTAGTGATTTCCTATCTCCAGCCTGTCCTTAGGGGAGAGTTCTTTGGTTTCTGGACCCCACCATTTACAAAATACTGTTGATAGCCAGGATCTAAATAGGAACTCCAGTCTCTGAGTTTCTGAAAAAGGAAGTTGTGCCTCTTTGGTGTCATGTGAACATCCCATAGTAATTCTTGATGTAGAGACAATTTTTGTGGCGGGTCTAACAGATTTCTCTTAAAAACTGGCATTGTTGTGCTACCATGGTAGCATTTGTTAGGCTTAGACATAGAGACTGACTCTGAGATTAATCTCCATGGGACTGTAGGTAGGCAATGTTTATGCCTAAGAACTTATTTTTCTTgcacaaaatcaaatcaaatcaaattgaTGAGCAAGCTCCGACTCCCGTCAGTAAAACGTTGAAATCTAATTAGGATTTAGATGACAGAGGCGCTTTGTGACAAATCTCTGTCTTTCCACCACTTCAGATAACTTCTGAAACGAAAAAGAAATCATTCTTAAACAGGCCTGGCTCTGGCAATCTTATATTATGCATAAGAGAAGGCCTTGCGGTCAAATCATAAGGTGTTTTATCTCATGACTTTCAAATTCATACttcctaaaataagaaaaattgaaagaacaaagggaaaatTTTGACCCCTTGGACTGAGCAGCCGCAACAGAGGGCGAAGCTGGCATTTCCTTTTAAATGGATATTTCAGCTTCTATGCCCATCATGGTGCTCTGACCTTCTGAGAGCAGCACGCCAGTTGGGTGACTCACTCAGAATGCAGAATCAGTTCTGGAAACTGCATGTGTATTTCGGTTCCCTGCTCCGTTGATGCAACTTTGCCTTCTCTTTTGGATCAGCAACAAGGAGAAGGAACCATGGAGACTTTAATTGAACCATAAGGGATAGGATAGTTTTTTTGTGTCCCGGGTCTTTTATCTTTAGAAATACGGATCATTTTAAACGGAAAAGCACCAGGTAATTTCCTCCCAATGCTTCCTTTATTACAGACACTCTGCACGCGTTCCTCACATGCACAGGTTGTGTAAAGTTTGATGGTCTTCTGCGTAGCTGGCTTTGAGTAACTCATGACTCCCTTCATATACTTCATAAGATCAAGTGAACACTCCTTTCCATCGCATTTACTGAACAATATGCTGTGCTACATACATTCAATTACTTCTGTGTTTGAGAATTTGCCAAACTTGAGTTAAGATGACATTAGTTACCAGAGGTATTTTCTCCTTACCTTTAACTAAAATGTCTTCAACTATACTAATACAtattctgtattattttcttgagtaagattacacacacacacacacacacacacacacacacatatatttaacaaCCAAGCTGATTCTTGACGATTTTGTTACATTTTCCCTAAGACTCAAGAGGAAAGACCAGACAGAAAGTCTCTGTTAGCTAAGCCTCCTCATGCCTGCAACCTCAGAGAAGTTAGCAGCAAAACCAACGTTGAGAGACTTGGCCTAACAGTGACTCAGCCAATGTATATAAGTGACCAGCCACAAGGCCTCTAGATTCATATAGAGAGATTCCTTTAGGtttttcttcccacctcccacccctccaTTTAACATTTTTTGATTTTACTCACCCTGGTAAAGCTCTATAGGGAGTACCTGTCTCTTGGAGATGTTTTGTCCTCCACAGTTTTTATATTCCTCCTTAAGATAGTATCGCTTGTCTGGCCATATATTGAGTGAATACCTCTTAAGTCTTTCTATGCACCATGCATGTTCTAGGTGCTAGGAAAATTGTGGAGACACATAGGAGTAATTGTTATATAACTTACATCCTGGAGGTGAGTgcatttgattaaaaaacaaactgcaGCAATTACAACAAAGTCAGTTAAGACAGCTTCCACCTTCCTTTGCTCATGTTTCTAGAATGCTCTGAAGATGGAAATGGGATGGAATTAAACTGTGTGACATAATATTTCAATAATATAAAatggtataaaataaaatttttcgccgggctgtggtggcacatgcctttaatcccagcacttgggaggcagaggcaggcggatcattATTTTAAACTGATTCTCTCAATGACCTATCAGTTCCTTATAGTGTTCATTGTACTTTTGAAGTCCTAAACAAGAAGTATAAATTATGAGGTACTTAAAGCTACAAACCCACTTTCCCCAAggtacctttcttcttcctttgttcctgTGCTTGGGATTGAACTATGGGCTcaaacatgctaagcaagtactccAACTCAAAGCTGAACCCTCAGCTTCGGCATTGTAACTGATCCTTTATAGAAGAAAGGCAACCTATATATTAgaagttttattacttttttattaaaataaaaaggttttattacAACAGTTCTAGGTATAAATAACACGATGAccctttaaaattaaatactggAGAAGCTGAAAGTATAATAAGTTTTTCACTGAGTGGAAAGTCacatttaagaaatttaaagCATTATGGAGTGGATGGACTCAATTGCACTTACATTTTGTAGTCATTACTTCCACTGAGATCCAAAACATGTTCATTATAATgtcaaaagaaaatgacataagatttaaaaaataggaTGCATATTAAAGAAATTACCTGTAGAAAAAGAGATAATTATTCATGTTtcaatgatgtgtgtgtgtgtatatatatatatatatatatatatatatatatatgtatcactgtactacataaatatgtacaattaggtttcatttaaaatagcaaaattgAAAAGTTTCCAACCTCTGGAAATGGATTTGTATTTAACTCCACACTGCACTTACGGGAATGTAACATCAGCATTGTAATAGTAAAATAAACTAAACCAAAAGAACTCTCCAAACGGCCTCACGTTCCAGGCTGCCTGCTTGAACTGCATAGGAAGGGACAAATACGCTCAAGTAAAGTTGATCATCATGGTTTCAACTGAGCACAGAGACGTAAAGGCAGTCGATATGAATATATGGCATCtcacaaaaatagttttaaaaaattaagtaaaattttctTCTCCAAGATCATTCCAGTGGGTAAGACAGAGCAAAGCATGGTTGTCTTCATTTCTCCTCCAAATGGGCATAGCATCCGTGTCCCAGAGAGGTAATGGCTTTCTCCTGGCCCTCATCTGTCCCGTGAGTGATCAGAAAACGGCATGCAGGGTTGGTTTGCTTCGTCAAGGATCTTTTCACTGGGGAAAGAATTCCTGGAAAAAGAACTAAATATACATTTGTCCTACTCTTTCTTTAACTTTTATAGGATCTATGATGTCTGGCAATCACTAAGACAGGCTCATATCACCTAAGACATATTTTGGGACAATTTATGAGGAAATGTGTGATCTGGACAtgaaagaccagaaaaaaaaatggaagggaaCATGTGGACCAGTTTAGACAGAGAAATATTAAATGCCTGTCAGTTTATTTGAGGAAGTAAAATCTATGGAGTTCAATctgaaatagaaatgaagaagaaacaaaatagagATGTTGAGTGGATCACAGCTCTCCTTTTATGCAGTTATTGctcattttttccctttgaggAAATCATCTTATTTAGCCCCACGTGAGTGAGACAATTGAATAATAACACGTGACTGAAAATGTGTCCAAGGAGTGAGAATGTTTAGAAATCTGATTTGAAGCCATTTAAAGTGTGATGCTGTGTTCCTATAAACCCTGATCTTGAGAAGTCGGGGCAGGAGGACTTCTGCAGATTTGGGGTCATACTGGGATAGATGATGAATTCTAGGTGAGTCTATGCTATGCAAGGAGAAtatcacaaaggaaaaatgagaacACACCCCATGATCTGGTGAAGTATGAGAAGGTCCACATAGACTGAGGGATGTTTTAGTCTGACAGACTTTTAGGCGTTTATGTCCTCATAAAGCAGCCAGTCTGCAGTGCTTCATTTGGGCCCACGAGCTTTCCTTTAAACCCAGTGATTTCATATCCCACTAACAAGTAAATGTATGGTTTACCCTTTACACACGTAATTGCCTCAGCATGATATTTCTATCGTCACCATTCTGTACTATATAgcacaaaataaattttctctctcctcttttttttttaaattgtaaaatttaGAAGAAAGGGTCAACTTTTTCAAACGGAaagctaaagaaaataaatttgggtTATATAGTCAAAAACATTTGTCAACCCCTTTCATCTGCTGAAGCTCGACTAATTACtcctaataataaaataaatgaaattaatgaagaaataaatagctTAACTTATGCTGAATTCATAGCAATTCCTAAtgtttgattctttttaaaattttttttttttgctgtggcAACTGAGCTGGGGTACTAGGGTCACATACAGGCTAGGCAAGCACATTCCcagtgagctgcatccccagtccTAAGCATTTCCATTGATAACATAGTGggatattttcttcattgatgcTGGCTTAGGAGGAAACTAGAATCTTTAAAAAGTGGATCCGAAGTGCATGCACGTTTGACTTGGTTCTGCCAGATCCATTCCAGATTTTGTGACTCCTCTTTAACCTGGCTTAGTTTCTAGCACTGCCTTCCTTCCTTGAAGTGGTTAGTGAGTGGcggcaacagattttttttttttttatccctctCCATTAAGATGTATTACTACCACTCTGAGTCTGGCACCATGACTACTTAACAACTAAGAAAAATGATAATAGCTTGTGCGACTCCCATAACAAGAGTGATCGGTTGTGCTTCCTGTCTCTGGGGATAGACAGCTCTCACCAACAGCTAACTTGCTAGGAGAAACTCAAGCCGCGTGGAGAAGCCCCATGCTGATATGCATTTTGACTCCCTATGGTGTTCCCAGCTGATGTCTGGTTTCACATGTGAGCCATGAGCCACCTTGAATGCTTCAGCCTCATTGTGCCCTGAGCTGACTGCAGCCCCAGTTGAGGTCAAATAGAGCAGAGAGGCACCCAGCTGAAACCAGTCCACCTGCAGCCTCGGGGTGCTGGTTGTAAAGCTGTTTCAAGTAGTTGGTTTCAGAGCAGCAGGTAATTGAAACATCCTCTCCAGAAGAGTCCCGGAACTGAGGCCCTGGAAGAAGGACTAATACCATTTCAACTATGAAGAGATAATCTTTGAATTGCTATGTCTAATCCTTATaactagtctttgaaagtcacaTGGCCAAACTTAAGACTTTCATTTTAGAAACTGGGTACCTTTAAGCTTCCTTACATTAaagtttatttgatttattgGTTGCatattctagtttcatttttttctcattgaatggagacataaaatacataatcggtattatatttttaaaggagtatttattttcattagtaaGAGCATGAGTCTGGCTTCAAAATCTCAGTTCTATCATTTAATAGTCAGTGCCTGGCTCTATTTCCTGAGTTACCTGTTTCTTTAGTTTGAAGGTAAATGGACTTTAAAAGGTGAGAGAACCTCCGACGTAATGTGTATTATGATCTTGATTGTTCCTGGCACATAGGTGGAGCTCAATAAGCACAGCTTTTATTGTTATGAAGGAGGTGGTAATTACAGGGTTTTAAAGCAGGAAGATTTTGTCTCATTTCATGTTTCTGAGAGCACGTGGGAATGGGTGTTCCTGGGTTTCATTAAGGTGGCATTTACAGGGTTAACAATGGTATGCCCTTGAAGCTCTTCCTATAAACAGGTAGGTTGCATCCTAAGAAAGTTCTGGTCATTGCCCCATGTTTACTGGCCTCCTCACACTTTTATTGCTGTGGAGGATTTGATAGAGGGATAAAGGCAGCTCCTGGTCCTCAGGGGAGAAGTCATGAAGAATTCCTTTTATTCTGTTCGTCTATCCTTCCTTTTCCAATTTCATCCACTTTCTAATTTAACGGGAAAGAAAGCAGTTTTAGAGGCAGCTGGATTTCTGCAAGCTAATCTTAGGAGCAAGGAGCCCCCAAGTTCATAAAATGTTCACCCATGGAGGAAATGTACATCCAAAAGTCTGAGTTGTGCAATCCAACCCAAAGGGTGGTTGTGACAGCCCAGAAGTCTGTCTCTGATGTCTTGTCCTACCCTGTGGGCAACGCGATCCTTTTCTTTGTAACTGACAAGAGTTTTTAAGAGCACAACCAGAAAATTGGCCAGCCCCCTTTGCTGTGATTGAGGTTAATAGGACAACCAGAGAATGAGCTAGCAGCCTTTTCTGTGACTGTGGTAATTGCCACTGGTGCCAGCCATAGGACACCTTTACAGAGCTATGGGTTATGTTTTTGCTGTTCCCCCAACACCTGCCAGGCTTGAAGCTACCTGATCCCTTCCAGTCTTTGAAATTTAAATGACCTTGGCTATGGATAAGCTCCAGTTCAGTACCTGAAGGTAAGGTTTGGAAACGCCGAGTATAACTGGACAGGGTAATCCTTGAAGGAACTATCATAAGTATCCAAATACAAATAGTGAATTGATATACTCAATTATGATGTACTTAAAACCTCAAGTTGTAAGTGCTTTAGGGATTTCTTGCACTCTAAAATTTCACATCCATCCTTAGAATCTTAAGAAAACTCAGGGTAATCCTTGAAGGAACTATCATAAGTATCCAAATACAAATAGTGAATTGATATACTCAATTATGATGTACTTAAAACCTCAAGTTGTAAGTGCTTTAGGGATTTCTTGCACTCTAAAATTTCACATCCATCCTTAGAATCTTAAGAAAACTCTCGTTTCTTTAAAAACGAGTTGATGGGGGCAGAAAAGAACCCTATGAACCATTGCAAAATATTGGCCACTGGTTGTGTGGAGGTGAACGCACGATGACTCATTTTGCCTGTGAGCTTGTCATAATCCTGATTTCCATTATGCAAATCGGGTCAGGCTCTTGTTGTTGTTAGTGATAGGACTGAAAACACAGCTTAAGATACTAATATCCTTTGAATCATTCATAATCATTGAGTAATTTCATCTAGAAGGAAATGATAATACTCTTACCTCCTGGCTATTTGAAAAGAATTGTGTGTGGTTCAAAGCAGTAGAGTTGCGCCGTACAAGATAGAGTGTGTTTAGTGCAGATTTTCCTAAGACTTGAACATTATTTTCCACTGCCCTGGGACTGCGTGTGATGGTTCTGTAGGATAGATTTAGAGAGACTTTTTAAGACGCCTATTGACATAGGTAAATAGAATGGTTCCTTGGAAACCATATGGATGTCCAGGCTCACTGAAGTGTGGCTTTAAGGATCAGATGCACAGAACATGCAGTGACATATTACACAATGTCCCCTGGAGCCCGTGCTCTCTCTGAGTGTCTTCCATTTCGTCCAGTCCTCCAAGGACTGTgccagaacaaaaacaaacaaacaaaatcagcatTGAAGTTGTTTGTAAATTAAAACTACTGCAACCCAGTCCACAAGGCATGCTCttatagaaaaattttaatactTGCAGTGCGATTATAGCCGAGGACATGTGGTGTACATTACAGTGTCCAGGGAATTCAAGCCTCCTCTGCAGCGAGGAGACAACATGAAAGTCTAATTTGAAAATGAAGTGGAAGCCCTTACTCGTCTCTCAGCCTAGTGTTTCTCTTACGTTATTCTGGTCTGCTCTGGATGGGATAAGGGAATTGCaaatagaaagaagagagagacagagagagccaggCTTTTCCCcttcccacaccccacccccacaccccaccctgccccagcaTGCACTCAGCATTTTGCACCCGGCCACTGCAAAGTCTTAAGCCTCACCGAAGGGTGTGAAGGCAGAGCTGTCCATGGTTAGAAAACAGTGTTCTAACTGCTGGTTGGAAATCAGGTAATAAGAGTCCTGTTAGTGAACAAAACTTATTAGAGGGCTGGCTAGGGAAGGAATGCTGTCTCTCAGCAGCGGGCAGGGAGAAATTGCTGCTGAAAAGCTTACCTCCCTGGGGAGGAGTCAGATAGCAGACTTTGCCAAGCCTCAGGTCTAACCCAGAAggtcccacctccacctcctacccccaccctcaccccctccGTCTCAGCATTGTTAGATTGCTAGCATCGATCCCTGGCTTTTTCTGACCCCGTAGTAAGTGTAGGAGAGAGAGCCAGTAAGATCGAAAGCAAGCAAGGTGGGGCGCAGGGTGGGAAACTCGAGCCAGCTTTAGTAAggggaaatagaaagaaaaggggtGGGGGCCACGGAGACCCAGTTTGACTGCTGCCGGGCTGCTTCTCTTTGCTCTGATGGCCTTTATTTCTTCTAATTGGATAAAATAGGAAGTCACTGGCAGCCCTGTGTTACTGGGTGTACTGTACTCATTACAGACCAGCCAGCAGTAgagtggtggggggggggggagagagagagagagagagagagagagagagagagagagagagagagagaagagagaagagagagagaagtgtgagaaTATATATTTAGGATAAAGAAGGGCgaaaagaaagaagccatgaaGAAGGAAGACTGCAGAGGAAGAAAGTGACTGAGCGCAAGAAGGACAAAGAGGagtggttgggggtgggggtggaggcagggcgGGGATGGGAGTTACCGCCCCTCCTGGCTCCGGCTGCCCTCGCAGCCCCGTGCAATGGTACTGTTTGCAGTGATGCTCAGAGGGCAGGCACCTGCTGCTCTGTAATGATTCAGCCTCTTTCAGCCACTGCGTTAACACGACAGGATGCTGTTGCTACTGTCGCTGCTGCCTCTcctgccgccgccgctgctgccgccgccgccgcctctggtcttgcttttgcttttacttCTTCTGCATGACAGTTGTTTTCTTCCTCTAAGCAGACACCAGCTTCAGACGCTTGAGGTGAGAAACATGCCTTTCAGTTTGGGATACTGGTTTACTTAATGAGTCAGGCATCGGCTCACTTCCTATTTTGGTCCCTTGCTTTCTTGACCAACCGGGATGGTTTGGAGAAGCATTTGAAAGAACTGGAAAAGTGTCCCAGAAGCAACAAGCTCAAGATATTTCGGTATACTTCTATTTCGTAGTTGCTAGaagccctttcttctttttctccttttccttggtTCCTCCTTGAGCTCTCTTACTTTTGATAATGGCCTTGGACTTGGATGCCTTATCGATTTCCCCCTCCAAGATGCTGTATCATTTGGTTGGGGGGAGCTCTGCATGGTAACGCACTGTGAGACAGGCCAGGCCTTCTGGAGGTGAGCCGATGGAGATTTATTCCCCAGACATGTCTGAGGTAGCTGGCGGGAGgtcctccagcccctccactCAGCTGAGTGCAGACCCATCTCTCGATGGGCTTCCGGCCTCGGAGCACATGCCAGACACCCACACTGAAGACGGGAGAAGCCCTGGACTCCTGGGCCTGGCAGTGCCCTGCTGTGTGTGCCTGGAAGCTGAGCGCCTGCGAGGGTGCCTCAACTCCGAGAAGATCTGCATTGTCCCCATTCTGGCTTGCCTagtcagcctctgcctctgcattgCTGGCCTAAAGTGGGTATTTGTGGACAAGATATTTGAATACGACTCTCCTACTCACCTTGACCCTGGGGGGTTAGGCCAGGACCCTGTTATTTCTCTGGATCCAACTGCTGCCTCCGCTGTTTTGGTGTCCTCTGAGGCATACACCTCACCTGTCTCTAGGGCTCTGTCTGAACCTGAGGTTCATGTTACAGTACAAGTTGACAATGTTGCTGAGGCCTCGGAACCCTCAGCAGGACCAACCCGGAAGAACCGCCTGCCTGCTTTTCCTCCCTTACTGTCTACTGTGccacccttcccttctccagctCGGACCCCTGAGGTGAGAACACCCAAGTCAGCCACTCAGCCACAAGCAACAGAAACTAATCTCCAAACTGCTCCTAAACTTTGTAAGtagagtgatgatgatgatgatgatgatggtggtggtggtggtgatggtggtgggtaACAGAGAGGGTGGGCAGGAGTCTCTGAAGGGCCAGCTACTTCATTTGCTCTTTCATTTTGACTGGGAGGTTTTGTTTGATGAATCATGTGATGGGGTaaggtgtgtatgtggtggggggGACACAACCATATAGACCCCTAGGATGAatcagttgtttttttgttttttgtttctttcttaacaaCAGCTTTGGGTAGCAAGTTTAAGTCTGAGGTTGTTTGTCAATCAAAAACTGCAAGCATCTTCATTCATGCTTCGGATTTAAACTAAATTCGGTTTATCTGCAATCGTTTTAGAAGTTAATGCCTGACTGTCCTTCATATTTTAGTAGGCATGTAACTTCTGTATGCCAATAGTATTATTTGATGTCCCCTCCCCCCATAGAGTTCTTTTTGCCCCTCTTCCAGTCAGTCTCCCTGTAGCCCCAAGCTGCCTGTCATCTCTCTTCAGCTCTTCGTCCCGACCCTTCCTCACATCTCCGTACTTTTGAAATTTCATTGTTTGACCCCAATGCAGCAGCAAGTCTTTGGACAACCTGCTCCCTCCTCTGTCCTCAGACCcttgctgtgctgcccaggtcATCCTTTCAGGTACTCAGCACTTGGCAGAGGCAGTTTTATTTCTTCAAGACAGACTGCAATTCTCCACAAAGGGATTTTCCTAAATTAGTCCTGTCTTCtgtaatcaaatatttaaatagattCCTTGCCAGTCATTAAAAATTGCAGGGACCGTTAATAAAGgtacatcttattttaatttttctgtctttctttttatttttaagacgtGCCATGTAACCCATCATGTTGCCACAGCCTGGTTTAATAACCTGTGTCTGAAGAGACTAAGCTAATAAAACAATATAGAATGAAACACTGGCATGTGCAGAGGTCATTGCCTTAGCTTTATGACAGAAAGTTGACAGCTCTGTAGCCATGACTGGTCAGGTAGTTTCAAATGTCAGCACAGGGCTTTTTTGGTtgcaacatttaaagaaatgttttcgGTCTTTCCTTGTTACTTCAGTCTTCTACCACGCTTTATCTTTTGCCATTGGTGAGTTACTTagtaaaaggaagggaagaggtgagagaatttgattcccagaaacatatggaaaatattttactgttCAAGAAATCTGAAAGTAGAGAATCTGTGATGAGATGCCCCTTCAGCTTTCCCTCTAGACTCTGAGGAAGAATAAGCGAGACCTTCTTCAGACATTCACGTTAAGAATGAAGTTGTGCCGTGTACTACAGaaactcaggaagaaaaaaaaaaaaccttgatatGTGCTTATGATTCAAGATCTTTTGCCGTGTCCCAGCTTCTGTGCAAAGGTTTCCAAAGGATGCTTGCTTCTCCAGGTGCAATTAGGAGAGCCTCCTGTACGCAGCCACTGCTTTGTGTCTTTATCAACTCCCCAAAGTATTGTTAGAGCTCTGACAGACATCTCTGCCTCCACTGCCTCTTCCCACCTGGCAAAGTGACCGGGAAATAATACCCAGATGAAATGACAGGCTATAAAAAGCAAGTGCGGATcctgcagagagaggcagaattcGCCATGCAGACAAGGTTACTGCTTTGTCTTTATGGTTTTCAACTGAGCGCTCCAGTTAAAATGTGCTGGCATAGGTTGAACTGCCCAGAAAAATGAAGGTAGCTCTTTGAAAAACTCTTTAGCCAAACTAACTTTGTTATCTGGTGAGCAAAGAAGCAAACAGCATCCTACATCCCTGATCTAGGACCCATTAGAAAGAGTACTTGGGAACTTTTGAGAAATTGGCTTTGAAGAGAAATATTTACTAAGTATTTTCATAGACTatctattcctctctctctctctctctctctctctctctctctctctctctctctctctctctctcgtcaggGCATTGATTTTATGGCATTAACAATAAGTAGGGAAGATTTACTGCTGCCTAAAA
The sequence above is a segment of the Chionomys nivalis chromosome 20, mChiNiv1.1, whole genome shotgun sequence genome. Coding sequences within it:
- the LOC130862569 gene encoding uncharacterized LOC128092250 homolog — its product is MLLLLSLLPLLPPPLLPPPPPLVLLLLLLLLHDSCFLPLSRHQLQTLEVRNMPFSLGYWFT